The Erythrobacter aurantius genome includes a window with the following:
- a CDS encoding acyl-CoA thioesterase, translating to MSARPFSFPITVAPEDIDFMGHVNNARYLNWVQDAVLAHWNKIAPAEEVAQKAWVALKHEITYRKPAFLEDDVIARTVLESYNGARAFYHTVIHRGEDVLAEVRSSWCCIDARTLRPARIGEHLREFFFPD from the coding sequence ATGTCAGCAAGGCCCTTCAGCTTCCCGATTACCGTTGCCCCTGAAGACATCGACTTCATGGGCCATGTCAACAATGCGCGCTACCTCAACTGGGTGCAGGATGCGGTGTTGGCGCACTGGAACAAGATCGCCCCGGCCGAGGAGGTGGCGCAAAAGGCGTGGGTCGCGCTCAAGCACGAGATCACCTATCGCAAACCCGCTTTCCTCGAAGACGATGTGATCGCGCGGACCGTGCTGGAAAGCTACAATGGCGCGCGCGCTTTCTATCACACGGTGATCCACCGGGGCGAGGACGTGCTGGCCGAAGTCCGGTCAAGCTGGTGCTGCATCGACGCGAGGACATTGCGCCCCGCGCGCATCGGAGAACACTTGCGCGAGTTCTTCTTCCCCGATTAG
- the leuC gene encoding 3-isopropylmalate dehydratase large subunit: protein MSSRPRTLYEKIWDDHVVETRDDGTAIVYIDRHLVHEVTSPQAFEALRLAGRKVRRPELTLAVPDHNLPTTARRDAAGARIPIDDPQSAAQLAALEKNAPEFGIRYIGDADAEQGIVHVVGPEQGFSLPGTTIVCGDSHTASHGGLGALAFGIGTSEVEHVLATQTLLLQQSKSMEVRVEGQLGPGVTAKDLILHIIGVIGAAGGTGHVIEYRGAVFEAMSIEQRLTVCNMSIEAGARAGLVAPDETTFAYLKGRPMAPKGAAWDHAVAYWKTLHTDPGAQFDKSVVIDAADIAPTVTWGTSPEDVVPISGVVPSPESFADESKRAAAAKSLDYMGLEPGTPMTQVPIENVFIGSCTNSRIEDLRAAAEVLKGRSKADNVRWAIVVPGSGLVKRQAEEEGLDKIFIEAGFEWREPGCSACLGMNPDKVPAGERCASTSNRNFVGRQGPGARTHLVSPAMAAAAAVTGRLADVRELA from the coding sequence ATGTCGAGCCGCCCACGCACCCTTTATGAGAAAATCTGGGACGATCACGTCGTCGAAACCCGCGATGACGGAACCGCCATCGTCTATATCGACCGGCACCTCGTCCATGAGGTGACAAGCCCGCAGGCATTCGAAGCGCTTCGACTTGCCGGCCGCAAGGTGCGTCGTCCGGAGCTCACATTGGCGGTGCCCGATCACAACCTGCCGACCACTGCCCGGCGCGATGCAGCGGGCGCTCGCATTCCGATCGACGATCCGCAAAGCGCCGCGCAGCTTGCCGCGCTCGAAAAGAACGCACCTGAATTCGGCATCCGCTACATCGGCGATGCCGACGCGGAACAGGGCATCGTCCATGTGGTCGGCCCGGAACAGGGCTTCTCCCTGCCCGGCACCACCATCGTCTGCGGGGATTCGCACACCGCCAGCCACGGCGGTCTTGGCGCTCTCGCCTTCGGGATCGGCACCAGTGAAGTCGAACACGTACTGGCAACCCAGACGCTGCTGCTCCAGCAATCGAAGTCGATGGAAGTCCGGGTCGAAGGGCAACTTGGCCCCGGCGTTACCGCGAAAGACCTGATCCTCCACATCATCGGGGTGATCGGCGCGGCTGGCGGCACCGGTCACGTAATCGAATATCGCGGCGCGGTGTTCGAAGCGATGAGCATCGAACAGCGGCTGACCGTGTGCAACATGAGCATCGAGGCAGGCGCCCGAGCAGGACTGGTCGCCCCTGATGAAACGACCTTCGCCTATCTCAAGGGTCGTCCGATGGCCCCCAAGGGCGCGGCTTGGGATCATGCGGTCGCTTACTGGAAGACGCTCCACACCGATCCGGGCGCGCAGTTCGACAAATCGGTGGTGATCGACGCGGCCGACATCGCCCCCACAGTCACCTGGGGCACCAGCCCCGAAGACGTGGTCCCGATCAGCGGTGTCGTCCCTTCGCCCGAAAGCTTTGCCGATGAATCGAAGCGAGCGGCGGCGGCCAAGAGCCTCGATTACATGGGCCTCGAGCCGGGCACGCCAATGACGCAGGTTCCGATCGAGAACGTATTCATCGGCAGTTGCACCAACAGCCGCATAGAGGACCTGAGAGCAGCCGCAGAGGTGCTCAAGGGGCGTTCAAAGGCGGATAACGTGCGCTGGGCGATTGTTGTGCCGGGGTCCGGCCTCGTGAAGCGCCAAGCCGAGGAAGAAGGGCTCGACAAGATCTTCATCGAAGCCGGTTTCGAATGGCGTGAACCGGGATGTTCGGCCTGCCTCGGAATGAACCCGGACAAGGTCCCGGCCGGAGAACGCTGCGCTTCGACCAGCAACCGCAATTTCGTCGGCCGTCAGGGGCCGGGCGCGCGCACGCATCTGGTCTCTCCCGCAATGGCGGCGGCAGCGGCGGTGACAGGCCGCCTTGCCGATGTTCGCGAGCTTGCCTGA
- a CDS encoding isopropylmalate isomerase, with the protein MTDKTPEKSQKSSTARNAAIGAAATIGSAAVAAALLYAGKRFLKKPDDTSNGPGQSGSAPSGEPPETD; encoded by the coding sequence ATGACTGACAAGACCCCCGAGAAAAGCCAGAAGTCCAGCACTGCACGCAATGCCGCGATCGGCGCTGCGGCCACGATCGGTTCCGCTGCTGTCGCTGCGGCGCTGCTGTATGCAGGGAAGCGTTTCCTGAAGAAGCCCGATGACACGTCTAATGGCCCCGGCCAGTCAGGCAGTGCTCCTTCGGGCGAGCCTCCCGAAACGGATTGA
- the leuD gene encoding 3-isopropylmalate dehydratase small subunit: protein MEAISRVTGRAIPFGAKNVDTDIIIPAKWLKTITREGLGEGAFEAIRAAPDNVFDDPAYKGSPILIAGDNFGCGSSREHAAWALLDLGVRAVIAPSYSDIFSGNAVKNGILPIVLPQAAVDRLLEVAREGHEIDIDLETQSVTTPFQDRFSFDIDPFRKHCLMGGLDEIALTLERQEAITQYESRRSAAQSWLTAGTQI from the coding sequence ATGGAAGCAATCTCGCGGGTCACCGGCCGCGCCATCCCGTTCGGCGCCAAGAATGTCGATACCGACATCATCATCCCGGCCAAATGGCTGAAAACGATCACCCGTGAAGGTCTGGGCGAAGGCGCTTTTGAAGCGATCCGTGCTGCGCCCGACAACGTGTTTGACGATCCCGCGTATAAGGGCTCGCCGATCCTGATAGCAGGTGACAACTTCGGCTGCGGATCGAGCCGTGAGCACGCCGCCTGGGCTTTGCTCGACCTTGGCGTGCGAGCTGTCATCGCGCCCAGTTATTCCGACATCTTTTCGGGCAACGCGGTGAAGAACGGTATCCTGCCGATCGTGCTGCCGCAGGCTGCGGTTGATCGCTTGCTGGAGGTTGCCCGCGAAGGTCACGAGATCGACATCGATCTGGAGACCCAGAGCGTTACCACCCCGTTTCAGGATCGCTTCAGCTTCGACATCGATCCGTTCCGCAAGCATTGCCTGATGGGAGGGCTTGATGAAATCGCGCTGACGCTGGAGCGGCAGGAAGCGATAACACAATACGAAAGCCGTCGCAGCGCGGCGCAAAGCTGGCTGACTGCCGGCACGCAAATTTGA